One genomic window of Scatophagus argus isolate fScaArg1 chromosome 16, fScaArg1.pri, whole genome shotgun sequence includes the following:
- the slc2a6 gene encoding solute carrier family 2, facilitated glucose transporter member 6, protein MGEETPLLNKRPASPESKANNSRLFLAVFSAVLGNFSFGYSLVYSSPVLPKLKSPDADPGLRMDTEQAAWFGSIYTLGAAAGGLGAMLLNDMIGRKLSIMVSAVPSSIGYMLLGGAVNLWMLHVGRFLTGVAGGMTAASIPVYISEISHKSVRGALGSCPQITAVFGTLSLYALSLVVPWRWLAVAGELPALLMVVLLVFMPSSPRRLLSLGREQQAEKALRWLRGKHYDTHTELLAIQHSISTQCRVTWSQLATPIYYRPIFISVVMRFLQQMTGVTPILVYLEPIFSQSHVPLEPKYDAALVGVVRLFSVVIAAFLMDKAGRKALLYVSSMLMFLSSLTLTMISHTTACPPGPTAPNITMSLDYVAHSGNTAASFIPVISTMVFIFGYAMGWGPITWLLMSEVLPLVARGVASGVCVTVSWLTAFMLTHAFTHLVDKYGLYVPYLCFMVVCVLCLLFNAVCIPETRGRSLEEIENYFRTGRTFTIVRSHSTLQSS, encoded by the exons ATGGGTGAAGAGACTCCCCTGCTCAACAAAAGACCAGCATCACCTGAATCCAAG GCTAACAACTCCAGACTGTTCCTCGCCGTCTTCTCGGCTGTTCTGGGAAACTTCAGTTTTGGTTACTCCCTGGTCTACTCATCTCCCGTCTTGCCAAAGCTCAAAAGCCCCGATGCCGACCCCGGGCTCAGGATGGACACAGAGCAGGCTGCCTGGTTCGGCTCGATCTACACACTGGGAGCGGCGGCTGGGGGGCTGGGTGCCATGCTGCTCAATGACATGATTGGACGGAAACTGAGCATCATGGTGTCAGCAGTGCCGTCGTCTATTGG gTACATGCTGCTTGGAGGGGCTGTGAACCTGTGGATGCTTCACGTGGGCCGTTTCCTCACAGGGGTTGCTGGGGGGATGACAGCAGCTTCCATTCCT GTTTACATTTCAGAGATCTCCCACAAATCAGTGAGAGGGGCTCTGGGATCGTGCCCCCagatcactgctgtgtttgggaCCCTATCCCTTTACGCTCTCA GTCTGGTGGTACCGTGGCGGTGGCTGGCAGTGGCAGGGGAGCTGCCAGCTCTGCTGATGGTTGTGCTGCTGGTATTCATGCCCAGCTCCCCCAGGAGACTCCTCTCTCTgggcagagagcagcaggctgAGAAGGCCCTCCGCTGGCTGAGGGGGAAACACTATGACACACACACCGAGCTCCTGGCCATCCAG CACAGCATCAGCACACAGTGTAGAGTGACATGGTCACAGCTGGCCACACCCATCTACTATCGTCCAATATTCATCTCAGTGGTGATGCGTTTCCTGCAGCAGATGACAGGTGTCACGCCCATCCTGGTTTACCTGGAGCCCATCTTTTCTCAAAGCCATGTCCCTCTGGAGCCCAA GTATGATGCGGCCCTTGTAGGTGTGGTTCGCCTCTTTTCTGTTGTCATAGCAGCCTTTTTAATGGACAAGGCAGGACGCAAAGCCCTGCTTTACGTGTCGAGCATGCTGATGTTCCTGTCCAGTCTGACTCTGACCATGATCTCCCACACCACTGCCTGCCCTCCTGGCCCCACCGCTCCTAATATCACTATGAGTTTGGACTACGTCGCCCACAgtggaaacactgcagcaagCTTCATTCCTGTCATCAGCACCATGGTGTTTATATTCG GATACGCCATGGGATGGGGTCCAATCACGTGGTTGCTGATGTCGGAGGTGCTGCCACTGGTTGCTAGGGGTGTGGCTTCgggtgtatgtgtgactgtCAGCTGGTTGACGGCCTTCATGCTCACACACGCCTTCACACACCTGGTGGACAAATATGGCTTGTACGTGCCCTACCTGTGTTTtatggtggtgtgtgtgctctgtctgCTGTTCAACGCCGTGTGCATCCCTGAGACTCGCGGTCGCTCACTGGAGGAAATTGAGAACTATTTCAGGACAGGACGTACGTTCACCATCGTCAGGAGTCATTCCACATTACAGTCGAGCTGA
- the LOC124073706 gene encoding pentraxin-4, which translates to MGCLRFGYWSLILVQMLLLQNHPVKMQRVDPVSQKLRRLNEQFQQFQELTQARLDRLALNQNRSFSGELGSHIQALSDHWHHMSQNLEHLKESTTQEIDGLREWSRKLEKKIKRMEGRLALMERNMRENRRHVQKQKPDPSPDFFNLTLELQSQEERLAALQVQRDELLIGLKGLQESLKNQALRVTQLEGRLSEFLQLNGRGKSRGLWRTGEPHNSNITPQEHYGRSQTHRGGKPRRILEGHTQPRPDDNIYSQNDNHSQATAHSRNPLQPQQHQATPNHPKHHTQESRPQPESHPQMHIPYANLKARSTDFQPQPDFYHPQSQIKVQAQTRPYPGQEERLQSLHSVPYPHAQIQPEVKQQSQSQLYGQRHHQLHNTSHHQPIATHLKPTKERQSRTHVEAPQPQASGALPWLESESYQPRVSGWPGGEEGESNTKVESSVIHNLLGLPVRHKIPARPVPKKDATICNVDSMLVFPSASADNYVAFSLTLPDLPELSVCLWLRVEASQVGTLLSYATDDNDNQLVLYGRHSSASSASSSSSLSLDFVIGDPAYRRLPASLLLDTRWHHFCFVWSSIQGRFWHYSDWHLTSAGSNFRKGWEIPGGGSVILGQEQDAVGGGFDPAEGFAGQMAGFRVWNRVLSPSEVEGVAQGRGVPRGVVLGMEDIKEVHGEVQQVACECLEHCVHFKI; encoded by the exons ATGGGCTGCCTCAGGTTTGGCTACTGGTCCCTGATCCTGGTCCAAATGCTTCTCCTACAAAATCATCCTGTAAAGATGCAGAGAGTTGATCCTGTGTCCCAGAAACTACGACGACTCAACGAGCAG TTCCAGCAGTTCCAGGAACTGACCCAGGCCCGTTTGGACAGGCTGGCCTTGAACCAGAACAGAAGCTTCTCGGGGGAGCTGGGAAGCCATATTCAGGCCCTGAGTGACCACTGGCATCACATGTCGCAGAATCTCGAACATCTCAAGGAGAGCACAACACAGGAGATAGATGGTCTCAG AGAGTGGAGTAGGAAGCTTGAGAAGAAGATTAAGCGAATGGAGGGACGTCTGGCTTTGATGGAGAGGAACATGAGGGAGAACCGCCGCCATGTTCAGAAACAGAAGCCTGATCCCAGTCCAGACTTCTTCAACCTTACCCTGGAACTCCAGAGCCAAGAGGAAAGGTTGGCTGCCCTTCAGGTCCAGCGTGATGAGCTGCTCATAGGGCTGAAAGGCTTGCAGGAATCCTTAAAAAACCAGGCGTTGCGTGTGACCCAGCTGGAGGGCCGGCTCAGTGAGTTCCTGCAGTTAAatggaagaggaaaaagcagaGGATTGTGGAGAACAGGAGAGCCCCACAACTCCAACATCACACCTCAGGAACACTATGGGAGAAGCCAGACACATAGAGGAGGGAAGCCTAGAAGGATTCTGGAAGGACATACCCAACCCAGACCAGATGATAACATCTATTCCCAGAATGATAATCACTCACAGGCAACAGCTCACAGCAGAAATCCCCTACAACCTCAACAACACCAAGCAACACCAAACCACCCCAAACATCACACCCAGGAGTCAAGACCTCAGCCAGAATCTCATCCACAGATGCACATCCCTTATGCAAATCTTAAAGCCCGATCCACAGATTTCCAGCCCCAGCCAGACTTTTATCATCCCCAGTCACAGATCAAGGTGCAGGCTCAGACAAGGCCTTACCCTGGCCAGGAGGAGCGGCTCCAATCTCTCCATAGTGTGCCTTATCCTCATGCCCAGATCCAGCCTGAGGTCAAACAACAATCCCAGTCTCAATTGTATGGTCAGAGACACCATCAGTTACACAACACCAGTCATCATCAACCCATCGCGACCCATCTCAAACCCaccaaagagagacagagcaggactCACGTAGAGGCTCCTCAGCCCCAGGCTTCAGGTGCTCTCCCTTGGCTCGAGTCTGAGTCTTATCAGCCCAGGGTGAGTGGTTGgcctggaggagaggagggagaaagtaacACAAAAGTGGAGTCTTCAGTGATCCACAACCTCCTAGGGCTCCCTGTGAGGCACAAAATCCCTGCAAGACCAGTCCCCAAAAAGGATGCAACCA TTTGTAATGTGGACTCCATGTTGGTCTTCCCCTCGGCCTCAGCAGATAACTACGTCGCTTTCTCCCTGACTCTCCCTGACCTTCCTgaactctctgtgtgtttgtggctccGTGTGGAGGCATCACAAGTCGGCACCCTGCTCTCTTATGCCACAGATGACAATGACAACCAGTTAGTTCTGTATGGACGCCACTCCTCTGCCTCATCTgcgtcctcctcttcctccctctccctggACTTTGTCATTGGTGACCCTGCCTATCGCCGTCTCCCTGCTTCGTTGCTCCTGGACACTCGCTGGCACCACTTCTGCTTTGTCTGGTCATCCATCCAGGGCCGTTTCTGGCACTACAGTGACTGGCATCTCACGTCCGCAGGCTCCAACTTCAGAAAGGGTTGGGAGATTCCCGGAGGTGGATCAGTGATACTGGGTCAGGAGCAAGATGCTGTTGGTGGAGGGTTTGACCCTGCAGAGGGTTTTGCTGGGCAGATGGCAGGGTTCAGGGTGTGGAACCGGGTGCTGAGTCCTTCAGAGGTGGAAGGAGTGGCACAGGGAAGAGGTGTGCCCAGAGGGGTGGTGCTTGGCATGGAGGACATAAAAGAGGTGCATGGCGAGGTGCAGCAGGTGGCATGTGAATGTTTAGAGCACTGTGTGCATTTCAAAATATAA